The following proteins are co-located in the Polystyrenella longa genome:
- the coaE gene encoding dephospho-CoA kinase (Dephospho-CoA kinase (CoaE) performs the final step in coenzyme A biosynthesis.): MDIPVISLIGGIGSGKSAISQELAKRYAVQVINADEVGHEVLHEPTVIQQLQESFGSEIINGEGQAVRPRIAALVFGETPEHRTNLKRLEDIVHPHIRSRVDHLIQQSIRSGSYDLIILDAALLLEAGWDQVCDLVFFVDVSEEIRLQRVTQNRNWSEEEFRKREFNQLSLVDKKTRAEYTIENNDDLSSAVDQLETYLKQHFQVNL, translated from the coding sequence ATGGACATTCCTGTGATTTCGCTCATCGGCGGAATTGGTTCCGGTAAGAGTGCAATCTCACAGGAACTGGCGAAAAGATATGCGGTTCAAGTCATCAATGCCGACGAAGTCGGGCATGAGGTCTTGCACGAACCAACAGTTATTCAACAGTTACAAGAGAGCTTCGGCTCTGAAATCATAAATGGAGAAGGGCAGGCAGTCCGTCCTCGGATAGCAGCTCTGGTGTTTGGAGAAACTCCTGAACATCGAACGAACCTTAAACGACTTGAGGATATCGTACATCCTCACATTCGATCGAGAGTCGATCACCTAATTCAACAGTCAATAAGATCTGGTTCATACGACTTGATTATTCTGGATGCCGCACTCCTTTTGGAAGCGGGATGGGATCAAGTCTGTGATTTAGTCTTCTTTGTCGATGTTTCCGAAGAAATTCGGTTGCAGCGGGTCACTCAAAATCGTAACTGGTCTGAGGAGGAATTCCGTAAACGGGAATTTAACCAACTCAGTCTTGTTGATAAAAAAACTCGAGCTGAATACACGATCGAGAACAATGATGATCTGTCCTCTGCCGTAGATCAGTTAGAGACCTACCTGAAACAGCATTTCCAAGTAAACCTCTGA
- the rho gene encoding transcription termination factor Rho, with the protein MDAESQAKEEPISFPSDARYEEVKRSNVHIADLQSMTMKELLSLARQESISEYTGLKKQDLIFKILKERTKMNGLMFGEGTLEILPDGFGFLRSPDYYYLPCPDDIYVSPSQIRRFGLRNGATVAGQIRPPKENERYFALLRVEAINGQDPNLLTDKVFFDDLTPLHPESRLRLSDQPDSYSTRIVDLVAPIGMGQRGLIVSPPRAGKTILLQQLAKSVIQNQPDAYVIMLLIDERPEEVTEMERQVKGHNCEVISSTFDEPPSRHIQVSEMVIEKAKRMVEYGQDVIIFLDSITRLARAWNTEVPHSGKILSGGVDANALQHPKRFFGAARNVEEGGSLTIVATALVDTGSRMDEVIFEEFKGTGNTELHLDRRMVEKRIWPAIDVNKSGTRREELLMDEEELRRVWILRRVLNDMNPVDAMELLLNRIQKTKTNEEFLLSMNLT; encoded by the coding sequence ATGGATGCGGAATCACAAGCGAAAGAGGAACCGATCTCATTTCCTTCTGACGCCCGCTACGAGGAAGTCAAACGGAGTAATGTTCACATCGCCGACCTGCAAAGTATGACGATGAAAGAACTGTTGAGTCTGGCGCGACAGGAGAGTATCAGCGAATACACGGGGCTGAAAAAACAAGATCTCATTTTCAAGATCCTCAAAGAACGAACAAAAATGAATGGTCTGATGTTCGGAGAGGGAACATTGGAAATTCTTCCGGACGGTTTCGGCTTTCTACGCAGCCCCGACTACTACTATCTTCCCTGCCCGGATGACATTTACGTCAGTCCCAGCCAGATTCGCCGCTTCGGTTTGCGAAACGGAGCGACGGTAGCCGGCCAGATTCGACCTCCCAAAGAAAATGAACGCTACTTTGCCCTCCTTCGAGTTGAAGCGATTAACGGACAGGATCCGAATCTCCTCACCGACAAAGTATTCTTCGATGATCTGACCCCGCTGCATCCAGAGAGCCGCTTACGTCTTTCCGATCAACCAGATTCATATAGTACGCGTATCGTCGATCTTGTCGCACCAATCGGAATGGGACAACGTGGATTGATTGTATCTCCACCCCGTGCCGGTAAGACGATCCTGCTGCAGCAACTGGCGAAGTCGGTCATCCAAAACCAACCCGATGCTTACGTGATTATGCTGTTGATCGACGAACGTCCGGAAGAAGTAACCGAGATGGAACGTCAGGTTAAAGGCCACAACTGTGAGGTCATCAGTAGTACATTCGACGAACCACCGAGTCGCCATATTCAGGTTTCGGAAATGGTTATCGAAAAAGCAAAACGGATGGTTGAGTACGGTCAAGATGTGATCATCTTCCTCGATTCCATCACTCGACTCGCTCGAGCCTGGAACACGGAAGTCCCTCACTCCGGCAAAATTCTTTCCGGGGGTGTAGACGCAAATGCACTACAACACCCCAAGCGATTCTTCGGAGCCGCTCGTAACGTTGAAGAAGGAGGCAGCCTGACCATCGTCGCCACGGCACTCGTCGATACGGGAAGCCGTATGGACGAGGTTATCTTCGAAGAATTTAAAGGGACCGGTAACACGGAACTGCACCTTGATCGCCGTATGGTTGAGAAGCGAATCTGGCCGGCCATTGATGTCAATAAATCAGGAACACGTCGTGAAGAACTACTGATGGACGAGGAAGAACTTCGTCGCGTCTGGATTCTCCGTCGAGTCCTAAACGATATGAACCCAGTCGATGCAATGGAACTTCTATTAAACCGGATCCAGAAGACCAAAACGAACGAAGAGTTTCTCCTCTCGATGAACCTGACCTAG
- the ribH gene encoding 6,7-dimethyl-8-ribityllumazine synthase, whose product MTEVIEGNLLIHDRQIAIVVARWNDLITSRLLAGAIDTFKRHGLSEENITVVHVPGSFEIPLAAQALASQEKYAGVCCLGAVIQGETSHHEYINQPAAASLMQIGLKHNKPVTFGVLTCSNMDQAIDRAGGKAGNKGQEAALAMIEMANVLDQIK is encoded by the coding sequence ATGACTGAGGTAATCGAAGGCAATCTTCTCATTCACGACCGGCAGATCGCCATTGTCGTCGCGCGCTGGAATGATTTGATCACTAGCCGACTTCTTGCCGGTGCCATTGACACCTTCAAACGGCACGGTTTGAGCGAAGAGAATATCACCGTGGTGCATGTTCCCGGTTCTTTTGAGATTCCTCTCGCCGCCCAGGCGTTAGCGTCTCAGGAAAAATACGCTGGTGTTTGCTGTCTGGGTGCCGTCATTCAGGGAGAGACCTCTCACCATGAGTATATCAATCAGCCCGCAGCCGCTTCGTTAATGCAAATTGGACTCAAGCACAATAAACCGGTCACGTTTGGAGTACTGACCTGCAGTAACATGGATCAAGCCATCGACCGTGCGGGTGGAAAAGCGGGGAATAAAGGGCAGGAAGCTGCTCTCGCCATGATTGAAATGGCTAACGTACTCGATCAGATCAAGTGA
- the nusB gene encoding transcription antitermination factor NusB has product MKKRSKAREVAIQMLYLKDLNPDAGPASIHAEIAKQLSNRELEQFAWILYSGVMEHRAELDEKIVQIAQNWSLARMAPTDRNVLRLGAFELIYTDTHYRIVIDEAVELARLFGNKLSGQFVNGILDKLVPAQNREASPGQADSAE; this is encoded by the coding sequence ATGAAAAAACGCAGCAAAGCGCGCGAAGTCGCTATTCAAATGCTGTATTTGAAAGACCTTAATCCCGATGCCGGGCCGGCCTCGATTCATGCAGAAATTGCTAAACAGCTCTCGAACAGAGAACTCGAGCAGTTTGCATGGATCCTGTACTCTGGCGTCATGGAACATCGCGCCGAGTTGGACGAGAAGATCGTGCAAATCGCGCAGAACTGGTCGCTCGCGCGAATGGCCCCAACAGATCGAAATGTATTACGCTTAGGCGCATTCGAGCTGATCTATACCGACACACATTATCGCATCGTGATCGATGAGGCAGTGGAATTGGCACGGCTGTTTGGCAATAAGCTGTCGGGACAATTCGTCAACGGGATTCTCGACAAACTTGTTCCGGCTCAAAATAGAGAAGCCAGTCCTGGACAGGCCGATTCGGCAGAGTAA
- a CDS encoding PilZ domain-containing protein: MSSDPWSRPSLEDLKSILDSFEKKKYIDLRDAERLSLSVPAEIVTFRGNTVDAMTREVSRNGLGLVHRGSIHPGEVTVKMATDDRSYEYRVLLEWCIPVERGMFMSGGRFLRDEE; encoded by the coding sequence ATGTCAAGCGATCCCTGGAGCCGGCCTTCCCTTGAAGATCTCAAATCGATTCTCGACAGCTTCGAGAAAAAGAAATACATCGATCTTCGCGATGCGGAACGGCTGAGCTTGTCCGTACCCGCCGAAATTGTCACCTTTCGCGGAAATACTGTCGACGCCATGACTCGGGAAGTCAGCCGGAATGGTTTGGGGCTCGTCCACAGGGGATCGATTCATCCAGGCGAAGTGACCGTCAAAATGGCCACCGACGACCGCAGCTATGAATACCGTGTCCTGTTGGAATGGTGTATTCCCGTTGAACGCGGCATGTTCATGAGCGGTGGACGATTTCTGCGCGACGAAGAATAA
- a CDS encoding class I SAM-dependent methyltransferase: protein MAEINNSDANGSDANSGVPGPFPVQGGWSRDHIEAGDRHFELTRPAEPDLLLDDPDVLRENETEVYVPYWALLWPASIRMTEIFRQGDWETGALCLEMGCGIGLVGLAALAEGLHVTFSDYRKEAVQLACWNAEQAGYQRDQSFTGITINWNDPPTDIQYEHIFGCEIVYETDFHEPILLALDRLLAPTGRCWFADSGRINSEKFFELAQANGWRVDRLDQQLQPHPAPQIGRFQIFCLAREAASVS, encoded by the coding sequence ATGGCAGAAATTAACAACTCAGACGCGAACGGTTCAGACGCGAATAGTGGCGTACCTGGTCCTTTCCCTGTTCAAGGGGGCTGGAGCCGGGATCATATTGAAGCGGGCGATCGTCATTTCGAACTCACACGTCCCGCGGAACCCGACCTGCTGTTGGACGATCCCGATGTCCTTCGCGAAAACGAAACGGAAGTTTACGTTCCCTATTGGGCGTTACTCTGGCCAGCTTCGATTCGCATGACCGAGATTTTTCGGCAGGGAGACTGGGAAACAGGCGCCCTTTGCCTGGAAATGGGATGTGGGATCGGATTGGTTGGTCTGGCGGCCTTGGCTGAAGGGCTGCATGTCACGTTTTCAGACTACCGAAAGGAAGCGGTTCAGTTGGCTTGCTGGAATGCAGAACAGGCAGGGTACCAGCGAGACCAGTCGTTCACGGGAATAACGATTAACTGGAATGATCCTCCGACGGACATCCAGTATGAACATATCTTCGGGTGCGAAATCGTTTACGAAACCGATTTTCACGAACCGATTCTGCTCGCTCTCGATCGGCTGCTCGCTCCTACTGGTCGCTGCTGGTTTGCCGATTCTGGCCGTATCAATTCAGAAAAGTTCTTTGAACTGGCTCAGGCGAACGGTTGGAGGGTCGACCGACTCGATCAACAGCTTCAGCCGCATCCGGCACCGCAAATCGGTCGATTTCAAATCTTCTGCCTCGCTCGTGAAGCTGCCTCTGTTTCCTGA
- a CDS encoding DUF1559 domain-containing protein has product MSFTLSKKRYPRAGFTLVELLVVMAIISVLLGLLLPAVQQARTAARRTQNRNNLKQIGIALHNYLDLNRQFPSGWQGYDSSGEPDIEGSNGVGWALTILPMMEQFNVYDNFDFSVNVEDPINDLARQQYLGAFRNPLDVGPKLWTIENEDPGDPNPNLPMLLATANYIGVFGTTELEDCHGLPPGEQCVGNGVFYHNSETRPVDFHDGLTHTYMVGERKTDEELEWFSTWVGNISGGEEHMARFLGVADHTPNHPDAHFEDFSSWDATGVMFLYGDGHVGFVGENINETIFQALSTVHGHEPYLAPDN; this is encoded by the coding sequence ATGTCTTTCACTCTCTCTAAAAAGCGATACCCTCGCGCCGGTTTCACCTTGGTGGAATTACTGGTCGTGATGGCAATCATTTCCGTGCTCCTTGGCTTGCTGCTTCCTGCTGTACAACAGGCAAGAACAGCAGCCCGTCGCACCCAGAACAGAAACAATCTCAAACAAATCGGGATTGCTCTGCACAATTACCTCGACCTCAATCGACAGTTTCCATCGGGCTGGCAAGGCTATGATTCCAGTGGCGAACCGGATATCGAAGGGAGCAATGGTGTTGGTTGGGCATTAACGATTCTTCCCATGATGGAACAGTTCAACGTCTACGATAATTTCGATTTCAGCGTCAACGTTGAAGATCCAATTAACGATCTGGCGCGTCAACAATACTTGGGCGCTTTCCGCAACCCACTCGATGTCGGTCCTAAGTTATGGACGATAGAAAATGAAGATCCAGGTGACCCTAACCCCAACCTGCCGATGCTTTTGGCTACAGCCAACTATATTGGTGTCTTTGGAACAACCGAATTGGAAGACTGCCATGGATTACCCCCAGGTGAACAATGTGTGGGGAACGGTGTGTTTTATCACAACAGCGAAACTCGCCCGGTCGACTTTCACGATGGCCTGACCCACACCTATATGGTGGGAGAACGTAAAACGGACGAAGAACTCGAATGGTTTTCGACATGGGTGGGGAATATTTCAGGTGGTGAGGAGCACATGGCTCGTTTTCTGGGTGTTGCTGACCATACACCGAACCACCCCGATGCTCACTTCGAGGATTTCAGCAGTTGGGATGCCACCGGAGTGATGTTCCTGTATGGCGACGGCCATGTTGGATTCGTCGGAGAGAACATTAACGAAACGATCTTTCAGGCGCTTTCCACGGTCCACGGTCACGAACCTTATCTCGCTCCTGATAATTAA
- a CDS encoding peptidoglycan recognition protein family protein: MFVVVASVLLAGCTQPFLPAGSSVPGGIPPWGAAGLGTMALPHPASIQPQPAFMPLESGPGSAGQTPAAREISQTGNPWKPNEEERDWKWIVVHHTATDRGSVESIHETHLKRRDGNGNPWLGIGYHFVIGNGQGMEDGDIEPTFRWRQQMHGAHAGRAAENQQGIGIVLVGNFENKPPSPAQLTAVKRLVFTLKQEYGIDSDNVIGHYDIKTTACPGKHFPIAEIGFSEQPWTFSWRDPDESKSDLFSLEGN; the protein is encoded by the coding sequence ATGTTTGTCGTAGTAGCAAGCGTTTTGCTGGCGGGATGTACTCAACCCTTTCTGCCAGCAGGTTCTTCCGTTCCTGGTGGGATCCCCCCTTGGGGTGCAGCAGGACTGGGGACGATGGCCTTGCCGCATCCGGCCAGCATTCAGCCACAACCGGCATTCATGCCTCTGGAATCTGGGCCCGGGTCAGCCGGTCAGACTCCAGCGGCACGGGAAATATCACAAACAGGCAATCCCTGGAAACCTAACGAGGAAGAACGGGATTGGAAATGGATTGTAGTTCATCACACAGCCACGGATCGGGGAAGTGTGGAGAGTATCCATGAGACTCACCTGAAAAGGCGAGACGGAAATGGAAATCCCTGGCTCGGCATCGGTTATCACTTTGTAATCGGCAATGGGCAGGGGATGGAAGATGGAGACATTGAACCAACCTTTCGTTGGCGTCAGCAGATGCATGGCGCACATGCGGGGCGGGCAGCGGAAAATCAACAGGGGATCGGAATTGTTCTCGTCGGTAACTTCGAAAACAAGCCACCTTCCCCAGCCCAACTGACCGCCGTCAAAAGATTGGTTTTTACTCTCAAACAGGAATATGGAATTGATTCTGATAACGTTATCGGGCACTATGACATCAAGACCACAGCCTGTCCCGGGAAGCACTTTCCCATTGCAGAAATAGGTTTTTCAGAGCAACCCTGGACATTCAGCTGGAGAGACCCGGACGAGTCAAAGTCTGATCTCTTCTCCCTCGAAGGAAATTGA
- a CDS encoding alpha/beta hydrolase, which translates to MSSRIPEDFFEESDDFSPKYNGADFSDSEYGEYDESFLTEEWMLEHLFQPGAEEVTESLWYEEDQLSGDRIGTPSESFVPEKYEPRYAYPLIVWLHSAADGRPTLSSVMNTLSPQNYLSVSFRVANDSPVSSRSLASWPTSEAAVEKFLSEIHQVVCQLGSLYHVHTERIYLAGFEDAGAMALRLFLQRPDWFGGAAAFGTPFPDSMIIPEQMPILEEKRVLVAQGIKDPVSSIADSVCWTRTFKQAGVDLTTKLFDGQHELTPEMLKYVNEWLMHGLYADNMIY; encoded by the coding sequence ATGAGTTCGCGAATCCCCGAAGACTTCTTCGAAGAGAGCGATGATTTTTCGCCAAAATACAACGGTGCTGACTTCAGCGATTCTGAGTACGGCGAATACGACGAATCATTTCTTACCGAAGAATGGATGTTGGAACATTTATTCCAACCGGGCGCGGAAGAAGTGACAGAGTCTCTCTGGTATGAAGAAGACCAACTCTCGGGCGACCGAATTGGAACTCCTTCGGAATCCTTCGTTCCCGAAAAATACGAACCCCGATACGCTTACCCGCTGATTGTCTGGTTGCATTCGGCCGCTGATGGACGCCCCACGTTAAGCTCGGTCATGAACACGCTGAGCCCACAGAACTACCTGTCCGTCTCTTTTCGCGTCGCTAACGATTCGCCTGTCAGCAGTCGCTCTCTGGCAAGTTGGCCGACATCCGAAGCTGCTGTCGAAAAATTTCTTTCGGAAATCCATCAGGTCGTCTGCCAGCTGGGCAGCTTGTACCATGTGCACACCGAACGCATTTATCTCGCCGGTTTCGAAGACGCCGGTGCGATGGCACTTCGACTATTCCTGCAGCGTCCCGATTGGTTTGGTGGTGCAGCCGCCTTTGGTACTCCCTTCCCGGATTCGATGATCATTCCTGAACAGATGCCGATTCTCGAAGAAAAACGGGTTCTGGTTGCACAGGGAATCAAAGACCCAGTCTCTTCCATCGCTGACTCAGTCTGCTGGACCCGTACATTCAAACAAGCAGGTGTGGATTTGACCACAAAACTGTTTGACGGCCAGCACGAATTGACTCCCGAAATGCTGAAATACGTCAATGAATGGTTGATGCACGGCCTTTACGCCGACAACATGATTTATTGA